The window AGAAATCACTTTTAGTAATATAATGGCATTTTCATCAAGTTAGCATTTTAATACTGTAAGTGAATATAAGTCCGGAGAAAAACTCAAATCCCATGATTCCAtggactctttttttccccattgagCTCTAGCAGAggatctgctttttttttttaaagataaatcaaATTATCTGTGTTCTTGTATAAATCTCTTGTAAAACTTGCAAATGCTAACTAGAGGCAGCCAGTCTCTAGAATAAACCAACAGTGGCATTCAAACCTTTTGAGGACACTGAAAGGTGTGGTGTTTAGTAATGTATAAGATAAACTTctgacaattaaaaaacaatctaaCAAGGCGGGACACAGTTTAGAGAAGCTTCCGATCCATACTCACTAACTAGATCCTATTGCATTTCAATAGTATGTTAGTCATCTTTCACCGTCTACTCTTGAATTTAATCTAGACCAAACTTGGCACGTGAACTTCAGGTAGTTAAAGGAGATGGCAACATGGATGCTTACATTTATCAGTGAGGAGTGGCACTGTTTCATTGACACTTTTAGACTGCCACCAAACCAAGAGGTCAGCTATCCACAAAGATTATACTCCGAGGCCCAGTTAATCAAACAAAATAGCATAAACTGCACTCATGCACTTTCTACTGCACATCCACAGGCCAGGAACAAAGTTCAAATGTTCACATCTTCAAAAAACagaatgtcttttttatatacTAAAAAGGTTAATGGGACATTTGGCAAGACCCccttaaattttttttttttttaaatacatttttctgttaagtGTGTAACTCTACCTTACACACACATAGCCGTTATCATCGCATGCTGTCAACGTctgattaagaaaaaacaaagcagagtgTGTGAGGGCTGGCAGTGGGATGGAGGATTAGCATGGCTAGCACAGGCATGCTGGCTGCTTGTCTACAGCATGCTGAGACCTAGTTAGCCTTGTTGAGAGGACTAGCATGTTGCATGACAATACATACTTCTCCGCTAGCCCAGTACGATAGCAGGTTAGCATTATTATACCAACCCTCTTCACTAgctctggtttaaaaaaaggctgtcTCTAATGGGCAGTAGCTAACTGAAGGACTACCGTACACTATCCCAGCTCCATCTGCtggagaaacacacatgcaccgtTAAAACCAAGACTCTACCACCTGGTGACAAGTCACATCCGATATCTCTTTACAGCATCTTTGACATCATGTTTGGCACCTGGGTCACGTGGCTGCAGCGTGATACTGGACGTCCAACTTCAGGGACCGTCATGTTACCTACATTCCTAAAGCTAAGGCCTTACAGACAAAAGCCAGGGCTTTATAAACCCTTTCAATTAGATCGGTGCCTGCTGCATCTGCTTATGTTCTCCAAAGTAGAACCAGCTTTCCATAATGctcataaaacactaaaatgtaaACCCTCTTTTTCTGCGCAGGAATTTCAAAATGTAGATGACTATTTTGGAGTAAGTGCgaatttctttttgttttctccagcCGGTGGTTTCTTTCCCCACATTGGGAACCTGTGCTTGCGATGGTCTGAGttggatgggaggaggaggaggacggagggagggagggaggggaaaaataAAAGGCGGGAGGTAGGGATCGTTGGACAAACTGTGGTTGCTTTCCAGAAAAACTCCAGCAGCGCTTGTTTGCTGCATTTTCTTACATGTAAAGGCATTGTGATTTTCTCAGTGGTGAGATTTTTTTGTCTAAAGTTCATGGGTAGTAATAATACATGTAGCTGCCCAACCACAATTCTAGCCCTTACTTCTCCCAGTTAAAGAATCCTAAAGAAGGACAGTGCttggacggacggacggacggatggatggacagGTGGATGGATGAATGACTGAGTAGGTGATGCTGCCTTTGCTGCAGAAGCCATCAAATCTCCTCAATAAAAAACTGCAGTAAGCTCAAAAATTGGCAGAAGtgtactttttttcccttcactGAATGAAGACACCCGAACAGAGCGACAGGTCCCCTGCCTTAATACATGTCAATATTCAAAAAACGGTTGCAGTCCGCGGCTTACATCGTCAAGCTactgttgagagagagagttacatGCAGAGCCAGTGCTTCTACTGGTTAAACGGGCAGAGACGCCCCAACTCCCAACAACAACCAGGTGTCACGTTTGGacggtaaagaaaaaaaaacaaaaattgtacaCATCTGAGGAATGGGAcagaattggaaaaaaaacaaaacaatatgaaagcatgagtaagagagagagaatattcaAAGTGAGAGAAGAAAGCATGAGGTCTAAATATTACAGTACAGGAACAGTTGGCttgtcctttctttctctctctctctctctctctctctctttttctgtccacACAGACTGAGGTGTCCTTGTCCACAGTTAACCAGCAGCTGGCCATCGGGTTGGCCGTTTCAACCGACAGCTGACAAGCGGGTTGGCCAGTCAACCGTAACAAACAGCACAAATTGCTAGCAAAACAATCACTGGCCAGCATTAATGGTCTTAAATTGACCAATAAACCAACCAGCAAAGGCCGACCTGGCTCCAGTGGAGAACTGGATATAAATtgcttaaaaaatataaataaaaaaacaaccagctATCTTGGATGTCATTCAGTCTTTTCAAtcaaaaaagagggagagatttTCCAAACCCGGACTTCTGGCACCATAGTAGTAATTGAAGTTTAAGTAGTAGTCTCGTTGGCGTACGATGGCGATGAGGGAGGGCGGAGGAGTCTAGGGGTCGAGGCAGGTGCGCCTCCTGTTGGCCAGGAGGTCTCTGTAAACGGAGGAGTTGAGGAAACGTGGGTAGGAATCACGGTGCATGAGGGTGTAGATCTGGAACTGGGCCTCCTCGTACATCAGGTTGCTGGGCTCCGTCAGGGTCTGGTTTATTCCTTCTCTGACCCGCGAGTCCAGACTCACCTGGGATGAGGAGAAGCAAATTCTATTCAAAAACCATGGTGGATTTTTTAAGTGATCTATAAAGTTGTTGttatacattaaaatgaatgatgactCAACATGAAGATGTGCTAAACATTAACAGTTAAATGAGATTTATCCGGCAACAACTTGGCAGATCAAGACTAAGAGTCCACGGCCATGCTAACAGCTTTGtgcagctaatgttagcatgttaacatgctgtaAATGACATGCTTggcctgtggtgttgctgcttgTAGCTTTGTCAAGAAACGCTCATAAATACAACTTCACACTTCCATGTTTCCTAAAAGGGCCCCAAACAGCTATagatttattatgatgtttagatTTGAAAAATATAGTAGTATAATATTCTAACTCATTGTACCTCGAAATAAAAGGCCCCaaagcacttaaaaaaatgcTACTCAGCTGTAGAGACTTCTACTTACAAAATATAACAATCGGATATGTCTATCCATCATCATATTAGAACAGACGATAATGAAATGTAAGCACATTGTGCTGCTGTTGCCTCTCTTCACttaaagtaaacatttgaattctGGACTTTTACTGCGTGGTATTAATAGTTAAACTTTTCATGGTAAATAGATTTacttaataaacttgttttagTACTCCCTCTGCCACTGCTAAGACCAACATTCCCAGTTAGAGAAAGGGTAAAAAGTAAAGTTAGGCAGCGTTTGCCTCACTAAAACCAAATATCAGGAGGTCATACTCAAACAGAGCATGAGAATAGACCACTCTTTCATAGGTTATAGAAAAGCATTACTGTCAGAAATAAAGTCTGTATTATATTTCATAGCAAACATATATTTCATTATcaaccaaagtggtggactggcCGAACAATATACTGACATTGCCATCATTGGAGCCATGTCGCTAGCATGGCAGTGGTGTCTAACTTCTATTTATTCAACACAAATACAGCCGGTACCTCTTTGGGTGATAATATGGACACGTAGTCTTCGTATATGATCCTGGACTTGTCCTCCACCACCACGGGATCCGTCTCCTTTTTCAGCTCCTCGCAGGCCAACCAGAAAAGCAGGTTGTCCTCGCTGTACTCCGAGCGCAGGAACTCCTGGAAGACCTCCCGGCCCTCCAGCGAGCGCAGCATCATCTCAAAGCTCCGTGCCCACGACAGCACCTCGTCTAGACTGGGGTGTCTACAGTAGGacgtaaaaaagaaaagaaaattgacgCACAATCATAccgacacaaacatacaaaggAGGGATGATCGCTGGACTTACTGTTCATCCGCAGCTTCAATACTGTCCATCTTGGTGCAGGTCTGTCGTTCACTCCTCTCCAACCTGTCTTCATTCCTGGAAGGGAGACAAGCTTTGATTTTGGCACTTGAAATGGATGAGTTTGAGTTATTATTAGATTCACTTGCAGAGGGAGAGTTccagttaaaataaatgagcaTCAACTTATTTTCTCCACACTAAGAACATTCAGAGCCAATCAACAGGATCACTATCAGTAAGTATCAGGGCTAAAGAGGTTTGTCTATTTATACACACCGTCAGCCCAAATGATTTCTGTTAAAATCCCTTAAATGCACAGCATCTGTAGCAGGTGAACCACAAGGCCAACAAGCAaatacttcctgtaagtcgctttggataaaagcgtctgctaaatgactgtaatgtaatgcaaataGATGTCAGCCAGGAGTTTTGATTAATTATATCTACCCTGGCAGCAACATGCCTGCTTTGGGTTAATACAGTTATATCTTATAAAGTTTGAGCATTGTACGCTGTCTAAACCTTCCTACTACTAAGATTAACTTCCATTGTGTAGCTGCACAATGTAGATAAATGAATTGTGTGATATAAATATAGTATTAGCAGATCAgttaaaaaatgacacaataatcCAGACATGAATCAGGGTTCAGGGACAGAAACGCTTtcacatgacaataacaaacatGAGATCAAAGAAATTCCCTCTAAAATAGAAGtaacaaacattttatagacaCGTGTCAATTGGAAttttgctttattattatttatttggtatGGCCTGTTACCCATTAATAATGTTCATATGTACATCTCCTATGGTAGAAATAATTGGGTTTTGGTCTCAAACACGTTtcttctgtatatatatatattatttttttttctttttcttttatgttctACTTTTTCATGAGAAATACTTAAAAACCAAACCCTGCATTGCAAACTGGGGCAGTTTGACAGGGCACTTATGAAAGATGCTATTGGGGGTGAAAAGGAGGATCACATGTTTTTGGAGTTTGTCCCATCCTTAAGACTAAAAATGAGGATATCTTGACCTTCAATTTCTGCAATCTGggactttatttacttttttaactttatgaAAGTGAAATACTAAATTGTTGGAGAACCATATGCAGCCTGTCATGGAGGGCTGGAGTCAGCACTATTTAATATTAGGTATTCAATAAGAGATTCCAAAGAGCTGAGTGCACTATTCTCTCTGTTCTAGAGATGAAActattgattgattaatcaattattggATCAATGGAAAATTTATCAGAAACCATTTATATAATTGTCATTTTCAAGCGAATTTGCAAATATTACCTAGTCACAGCTACTTACTTTTGAGGATGTATTGACTGCATTTTGTGTGATAGTGatcacattttacaatttttggACATTTCATAGCCCGAACAATGAATCGATGGATCAAGAAAATGATGGGCAGacaaatcaataatgaaagCAACTGTTAAATGCAGTTCTACTGAGACATGTTCATCTCTTCCAGCTATCAATTGCACTCGGAAGCATCAGTGTGAGCTTGAAACGACCCGTTCAAAGTCCATACAGTGAAAACCTTTATGTAAACACTCGAAACACACACGGTAGCCTCTCTGTCTATCGTAGCTCAGTCACACACGCTGAGTCCACAATGCAACACACTCTGAGCTGTCTATTTTTGTCACACCATGGAGGATCTTTCCTTCCTCTTGCCGTCTCTTGTCAAAGTCCCCATTGTACGTAGTAATAAGCTAAGCTAGCCGACGCCGTGGGCTCCCTCACAATACGGCGAAATATACAGGCTGTTCCTCACAGCTGTTTTGCATGTGATGTGTGGATGGAAATAGAAGGCACCCCAACTAGATAAGGGCCTTGTGTGAGGGCGGATGAGGAGGGGTTAGAAAAGTagagagaaaatagagaaaagaggacggataaaaacactaaatataaCAGTATGCTGTGAAACCATTAGGGCTGCCGACTTATATTCTAAATTCAaatatgataagataaaataaaacttttaaaacttaTTAATTCAGAAGGAAATCCTTGTGCCAGAGAAGATTGAAacaatatattcaaaatataaacatatgaaCAATAAGAGTAATAAGTATTATAAGAAGTAATACTGATACCATTGCAAAATAGAGTAACAATAAGAGTGAGGAAGATATAGTAAAAAAATCCAACTGAAATAGAATAACATAAGATTAAGaacaagagtaaaaatataaagtgtattagaaaaactaaaatagaaaacttTTGGCATGATATTGGGAGCAATATTGGCATTAATATTGAAAGTCATGTTGCATaatgctaaatatatatatatatatatacacaaacacaaacatactaaTGTAttagaatagttttttttaaatgtgatcaTGAATGAATTACAGCACCACTGCGGCTGTCTGCCTCTCGCGCCCTGAATGCACCGCATGATGGGAGTCAAACAATGTCACTCTCATTAATTGTCAATGAAATGTACCGTTTTACTGGGAATCCCCGCTGGAAGAGAGACGTGAACCGCCCGTAAGCGTTCTGTCATCCCGTTAACACTGACTCCTTCACCAGGCTGACTGACAGCAGACAATTACCGAACCAAAATAGTTTTAACGTCTGCCCAATGGGGAAGGAAAGTGTTGCAGGCCCACGTATTGATTAATGGAGTGAGGGGGAATCTGCTTGAATTGAAACAGGCGAGCTAAAGGACAGACTGGGAGCCTTGATCAATAATTATAGATATGATTACGTAATGATAGCAGAGAACTCAcccacagagagtgagacaccGTGTCCCAACAGCTAGAGCTATGTTAcgtcatgtaaataaaacatgtctaGATCAGACTGGAGACGTAACCACTTAAAAGAAAGTTGAGTAATAATTGCTGTCTTCTGACATTTGTACCTTttagacagaaaacacaatgttttatattttgatatttactggaaattaaatacaatttagcCGACAGCAACTTTGAGGCGATCTCCCTCCAGCTAGCTGCCTCTTTATTCAGGTTTTTCTAGTAAAACGAGGAGATATCGTATATGTTACTCCTTATTTTAACTTCACAAATGAGATGTTCCTCGTCCGCTGCGGCGATTTCAAAGTGaccaacacaacaaaactaaataGAAAACAGGCTTCTGACAGAAAGTTAAGCTCAAGACAGCCCATTTCACTGTGGAGTGCTGCTCACAGCCAATTAGGACACGTTGCCATGGAcataatgcacaaaaaaaggagTGTTTCCCTGTGTTTTTCCAAGAACCGTAtctgaactttattttgacagcCCAGTGATCAATTAACACTTTTGTTCTCCTTTAGTCCCTAAACTTTACTACAGCGGCAGACAACATGTCCTGTgattcaaacacactcacacagatggTAATCTGATGACACAGAGAGTATTCACTGATTTACATGGAACTCACACCAACCTGTACTGAAAAAGGGAAATCGTCACTCCCAGCCTTTAACgctaaaacaaagaaacaacttTGGGTACTGAAGACAAATCTCCAGGCTCATTCTGGAAATCTGACACCAGCATTTGATTGAGAAACACCCAGCGGAGTCACAGAGCGCTCACTACGGAGGCCCCGTCCACAAGCTGCCACCACTTCAGATGAAGTGGTGTGAAAGAAGCAGCACATTCACCATTCACTGCCtgaaaacaatgtttcattCACTCTCCTCTCCAGGCCAGAGTGAAGCCACAGAGAGGCAGCGGCAGGAGCTACGCAGCAGTAACTGGTTTCGGTGCCTTGCTCAGGGGCAGTAAGTGAAAGTTTGTAACCTGTAAGtattaacacacagagagacattttGGTTGTGTTGgttgtgtcctttttttctttctaatttgaaaatgtaagaCGCAACTAATGATTAAGTTAATTATAAATCATCGGCCCCACTTTTTTCTAGATTAATCAACaagtttacattacattacattacagtcatttagcagacacttttatccaaagcgacttacaatcagtagtatattacatatcattcacccattcacacactgatgacaggctaccatgcaaggtgccaccatcagactctaactaacattcatgcaacatccagtccacaccgatggcaagccttcgggagcaacttggggttaagtgtcttgcccaaggacacatcgactgccgaagccgggtatcgaaccaccgaccctctgattggagaactaccttgctctccactacgccacagccgcacaGTTTGCTTTATAAATGTTACAAAATGCCAACCATAACCTCCTGAAGCCTAAGGTGACATATCTAAATTGCTTGTTTCGCTTCCAGAagcaaaagatattcagtttacaatggCAGAGGattaagaaaaaacagcaaatatagAAGCGGGAACCACAGCATTTTGGGCATTTGAAAAGTTGTGCCTAATTGTTACAGATCAATATTTTGTTAATccactaatcaattaattatcaAATTCTTTCATCTCTAGAAGGAATAGTCCACTTTTTTTAGCCACCCATCCAATTGGTAAACAAATTTAAgacaaacttttgaaaaataaatgtaaagtagGCTCCTTTCAATCAACTGGTTTCTAGAAAATAAACTCAGCTAGAGCTTAGTTTGTTTAAAACGTGGCACTTAATGCTTTGTATGGCTGTAATCCACCAGTAAACCCAGTAGAAGAGTATGcaaaccagaaacaaaacaagccgGATGGCCATTTAATTCATCTACAAGAGACAAATGGTGAGAGGTCTTCAGGATGACTGCCTGAAGTTTACCCCCAATAAACATCATCAGACACCAaaccgctgctgctgccacatTTTATATATTCCGCATTTGATTTTTATTCCTCCAAAAACCAAAGAAACATGTCACTTAAAAACTAACATCACAGAGCCTGTGTGCTGCAGTAttgtttatatacagtaaagGAGAACGGCAACCAGTacacaaaaccaccaacagctaaaaaataaaatcatcctGTAAACTCCAATAATTACCTTTCAAACACTGACACGTTACCACAGACAAGCTGACCGTGCAGGAGCTGTTTCCTACATTCAACTGCCAAAAACCTGGTTACTGCAAAATCTGGCAAGGCCTTTTTAAACCTGCAGGGTTTGAATCTGAAGGGCCGATGGGAATCCATGACTGGAAATTGTATAAGACCCCAACATTCCCAATAACCAAGGTGAGACAGGAAAACatactaaaacaacaaaaagtagaATACAAAGAATGAAGCTTATTTTAATGGCTGGATTCAGGTGATGTGTCTGGTCTTGATTACATTTCCAGATGATCTCTGTGAGTTTTCACTGCTGTATAATTTGgcattttttattagatttttttaaaaaaaattacatgaTCCACCACagcttgtgttgtgttttgttgagaCAACTTCCCAGTCATTTTGAGACTTTTTTCCTTGAGACAGAAGAAGCCCTTGAGccaaatttgttatttttggcttgtagaattattaattaaactgtTCAACTCTGAAAACTGTTAGAATAATAGTTGGTTTGTAGAAAGTCATATATTCTCCCAGGCCTCCCAGCACTAGATCAGGCTCCAGTGCTGTGTCAGAATAAAGTCTGTATTCTACAGAATTCAACATCGTAACATCACAGATTAGATAACAGGATCAATTGCAGGACCAACTGGCTGTTGTTTCATGCActtggtttatttttttgtatcctAATGCAACTaacattgtattaaaaaaaattgtgttaagTAGAAAAAAGATccaatttcccttttttaaacttaaaaaaaaaaaaaaagtacctaTAAATGCAATGTACCGGTCAACTGACGCTGATGCTTAAAGGTGTTAACTGGTAATCTCTCTATCTGtatgatgtttatgataaaataaGTTCATTTCAGACGTTGCTTTGGCCAGGTGGTTAAATGTATACTTATGCTCCTGCTTCTAAGCATCcactctattttttttaaaggcagctGCAGACCAACTGCAGTTATTGCATCAAAATAATTATTGCCAATTCTTCTCAATTAAAGAAAAGTTACTGGCCATAAAAAATGCTTTGCTAAAAGTCACTAGATGACATCACACCATACAGTTTTTACAGCCTGCAAGCCCTTGTTTTTGTAAAACTCTTCATCAAGTGGCTACACTGCAGTCATCAATGggcaaaataaacattaatttacGCAAATATTCTATAACATTTtggattatagcagctttaaatacagttttctcATCCTTGGCCAAAGTCTACCTGAAATACCAAATACTTCTGCAGAAACAgacattataatgtagtatataatagtatagtattttcTTACCAGAGACACTTGCAGCAGCCGCAccagcagaggcagcaggtgTTGGGTCGGGGTTGTCCGGGGGCCTGGGGGGGGGCCTCGATGTGCGCCGCCTGCCTTTTTCTCATCTCCACTCCACTCACACTACGGGGCTACACAACGgatacacacagaaaacacacattgttaAAATACCCttcaaactaataataatatacacagagaattcagttttttttttacttttggctCGCTAGCAATATGTCTTATTAGAGGGGGGGAAAAATAGAAggaactgtgtttgtgtgtgtgtgtgtgtgtgtgtgtgtgtgtgtgtgtgtgtgaaaaagaagcgagagagagagagagagagagagagagagagagagagagagagagagagagagagagagagagagagagagagagagagagagagagagagagcactcaAGCAGGACAGCGAGGATTCCCTTCCTTGTACGGTACGAGGGCTTCTGGCATTAAGCCCGTCGTTCTCTTGGCTTTGACAGACACTACACATTCATGTCAACGTCCACAGAAAACAGACGGAGAATCGGGGTCCACAAATCACACACGCAGACAGACAAGTGTTTGCATTATATACACACC is drawn from Anoplopoma fimbria isolate UVic2021 breed Golden Eagle Sablefish chromosome 6, Afim_UVic_2022, whole genome shotgun sequence and contains these coding sequences:
- the rgs17 gene encoding regulator of G-protein signaling 17 gives rise to the protein MPRSVSGVEMRKRQAAHIEAPPQAPGQPRPNTCCLCWCGCCKCLWNEDRLERSERQTCTKMDSIEAADEQHPSLDEVLSWARSFEMMLRSLEGREVFQEFLRSEYSEDNLLFWLACEELKKETDPVVVEDKSRIIYEDYVSILSPKEVSLDSRVREGINQTLTEPSNLMYEEAQFQIYTLMHRDSYPRFLNSSVYRDLLANRRRTCLDP